A region of Candidatus Hydrogenedentota bacterium DNA encodes the following proteins:
- a CDS encoding M23 family metallopeptidase yields the protein FETAYAHLEAILVELGQKVLRGQTIARSGRSGNATGPHLHYEVRVDGHPVDPRPYLP from the coding sequence TTCGAGACGGCGTACGCGCATTTGGAGGCGATTCTGGTGGAACTGGGGCAGAAGGTGCTGAGGGGACAGACGATTGCGCGGTCCGGGCGCAGCGGCAATGCGACCGGGCCGCATCTGCATTATGAGGTGCGTGTCGACGGGCATCCGGTCGACCCGCGACCCTACTTGCCGTGA
- a CDS encoding M23 family metallopeptidase — protein MTVRIQHARRTAVMALSVCLALGCARSRHEYARPSPVAPRPVAPRPVAPDTWPVPVADPRVTSEFGEPRGNGRTHAGLDIGLPVDTPVLAAADGVVTFAGVMGKYGNLIVLRHQAAFETAYAHLEAILVELGQKVLRGQTIARSGRSGNATGPHLHYE, from the coding sequence GTGACTGTACGAATCCAACATGCCCGCCGCACGGCGGTGATGGCGCTGAGTGTGTGTCTCGCGCTCGGTTGCGCACGGTCGCGCCACGAATATGCCCGGCCGTCGCCTGTGGCGCCGCGGCCTGTGGCGCCGCGGCCTGTGGCGCCGGACACGTGGCCGGTTCCCGTTGCAGACCCGCGCGTCACTTCGGAATTCGGCGAACCGCGCGGCAACGGGCGCACGCACGCCGGCTTGGATATTGGCCTGCCGGTGGACACGCCGGTACTGGCAGCCGCGGACGGCGTTGTGACGTTCGCGGGCGTGATGGGCAAGTATGGCAACCTCATCGTGCTGCGGCATCAAGCGGCATTCGAGACGGCGTACGCGCATTTGGAGGCGATTCTGGTGGAACTGGGGCAGAAGGTGCTGAGGGGACAGACGATTGCGCGGTCCGGGCGCAGCGGCAATGCGACCGGGCCGCATCTGCATTATGAGG
- a CDS encoding extracellular solute-binding protein has product MTRQAPLLFCAAALFAACASREVVVVYSPHGADVLRDYEKLFEEAYPNVDVQWIAAGAKEVYGRIAGERNRPACDVWWGAPSTMFMQAADAGLLATYRPTWAEQAPPDAHDPQHRWYATYRSPLAILFNTNGLDRAQAPQTWDDLLDPRWRGKIVLRKPLASGTMRTFLCAMVGRAGNEDDGIAWLKRLQESVVSSPESPNLLYDHIKRNPDCISVWLQPDVIMQRERNGFPFDCVVPPQTPVLLDAIAIVNNAPHPEWARAFYEFVTSPEALAQQARAYAKMPARKDIDPAQLPAWMTGAVIDPMPIDWAVFAAKEAAWCDRWEREVFRAP; this is encoded by the coding sequence ATGACCAGGCAAGCCCCCCTCTTGTTCTGCGCGGCGGCATTGTTCGCCGCATGTGCGTCGCGCGAGGTGGTCGTCGTGTACAGCCCTCACGGCGCGGATGTGCTCCGCGACTACGAGAAGCTGTTCGAAGAAGCGTACCCGAACGTGGACGTCCAATGGATTGCCGCGGGCGCGAAAGAGGTCTACGGGCGTATCGCCGGTGAACGCAACCGCCCCGCGTGCGACGTGTGGTGGGGCGCGCCCTCGACCATGTTCATGCAGGCCGCCGACGCGGGCCTGCTCGCGACTTACCGGCCCACCTGGGCCGAACAGGCGCCGCCGGACGCGCACGACCCTCAGCACCGCTGGTACGCCACGTACCGGTCGCCGCTCGCCATCCTGTTCAACACGAACGGGCTCGACCGCGCACAGGCGCCGCAAACCTGGGACGACCTCCTCGACCCAAGATGGCGCGGGAAGATCGTCCTGCGCAAACCGCTCGCGTCCGGCACGATGCGCACGTTCCTCTGCGCCATGGTCGGCCGCGCCGGCAACGAAGACGACGGCATCGCGTGGCTGAAGCGGCTTCAGGAGTCCGTGGTCAGTTCGCCCGAGAGCCCGAACCTGCTCTATGACCACATCAAGCGCAATCCGGACTGCATCAGCGTGTGGCTGCAGCCGGACGTCATCATGCAGCGCGAACGCAACGGGTTCCCCTTCGATTGTGTCGTGCCGCCGCAGACGCCCGTGCTCCTCGATGCCATCGCCATCGTCAACAACGCGCCGCATCCGGAATGGGCCCGCGCGTTCTACGAATTCGTCACCTCGCCCGAGGCCCTCGCGCAGCAGGCCCGCGCCTACGCAAAAATGCCCGCGCGCAAGGACATCGACCCGGCGCAGCTTCCCGCATGGATGACCGGCGCCGTCATAGATCCTATGCCCATCGATTGGGCCGTGTTCGCCGCCAAAGAGGCCGCGTGGTGCGACCGCTGGGAACGCGAGGTATTCCGCGCGCCATGA
- a CDS encoding ABC transporter ATP-binding protein gives MSSVRCEALTKIYPGGQGGIRDLTCTIDQGEFFALLGPSGCGKTTTLRLIAGLETPDTGAVFFDGRDVTAAPPEKRNAAMVFQSYALFPHMNVFENVAFGLRARRMPKPDIRERVAEALGYVQLEGMEKRRVTELSGGQQQRVALARALAVHPAILLLDEPLSNLDAELRHATRAQLAELQRRLKITAVYVTHDQEEALALADRIAVIKDGAVHQIGAPGEVLHQPATPFVASFLERQRHAPDKP, from the coding sequence ATGAGCAGCGTCCGGTGTGAAGCGCTCACGAAGATCTATCCCGGCGGCCAGGGCGGCATTCGCGACCTGACCTGCACCATTGACCAGGGCGAGTTCTTTGCGTTGCTCGGCCCGAGCGGCTGCGGCAAAACCACCACGCTCCGGCTCATCGCGGGCCTCGAGACACCCGACACCGGCGCCGTCTTCTTCGACGGCCGCGACGTCACGGCCGCGCCGCCCGAGAAACGCAACGCGGCGATGGTCTTCCAGAGCTACGCGCTGTTCCCGCACATGAACGTGTTCGAGAACGTGGCGTTCGGCCTGCGCGCGCGCAGGATGCCCAAACCGGATATCCGCGAACGGGTCGCGGAAGCGCTCGGCTACGTCCAGCTCGAAGGCATGGAAAAGCGCCGCGTCACCGAACTGAGCGGCGGCCAGCAGCAGCGCGTCGCGCTCGCCCGCGCGCTCGCGGTGCATCCCGCGATCCTGCTGCTCGACGAGCCCCTCAGCAACCTCGACGCAGAACTGCGCCACGCCACCCGCGCGCAACTCGCCGAACTGCAGCGCCGCCTCAAGATCACCGCCGTATACGTCACGCACGACCAGGAAGAGGCGCTCGCGCTCGCGGACCGCATCGCCGTGATCAAGGACGGCGCCGTGCACCAGATAGGCGCGCCCGGTGAAGTGCTCCATCAGCCGGCTACGCCGTTCGTCGCGTCCTTCCTCGAACGCCAGCGCCACGCGCCGGACAAGCCGTGA
- a CDS encoding amidohydrolase family protein, with product MPEHLEPTKTARRDLSRPVLFALTVFLLTSNVALYFVYKGNVDQLAERTRQELGAARESGAGETQHTLDTSSVPEADPGLAAYRIVNAHDHLYQQKHLDKYLAAAERLGIVRTVLVASSDYTLKGEGNDPRRGNAWNTNEILTCEHAAPDKIVTYCAIHPDDENKEDLLRQYLAAGVHGLKLYTGHSNFYDRPLDDPVMMPVYEFCEQNNFPICWHINLSKPNFLAEFLRVMERFPRLKVIVPHFGVTFYRPGGEAWNQFWQILDQYPGVYTDCSWGTRNILVHGLEVVSANVPAFRDAIIKYQDRILWGTDMVVTGNAEKTEAWIESVLRACREMLEKDVYYFWMAADGSPYDYPGTKNPYGQLRGLALEPDVLRKIYETNYDAFVALRPGEG from the coding sequence ATGCCGGAACACCTGGAGCCAACCAAAACGGCAAGACGGGACCTGTCCCGGCCGGTCCTTTTCGCCCTGACGGTGTTCCTGCTCACATCCAATGTTGCCCTGTATTTTGTGTACAAGGGCAACGTGGACCAACTGGCTGAACGGACCCGCCAGGAGCTTGGTGCTGCGCGGGAAAGCGGCGCAGGCGAAACGCAGCACACGTTGGATACGTCGTCGGTTCCGGAAGCGGACCCGGGGCTGGCCGCATACCGCATCGTGAACGCGCACGACCACCTGTATCAACAAAAGCACTTGGACAAGTACCTGGCCGCGGCGGAGCGGCTGGGGATCGTGCGCACGGTGTTAGTTGCCAGTTCTGACTACACGCTGAAAGGCGAAGGAAACGACCCGAGACGGGGCAACGCGTGGAACACGAACGAAATCCTGACCTGCGAGCACGCGGCTCCGGACAAGATTGTCACCTATTGCGCGATACACCCCGACGACGAGAACAAGGAGGACCTCTTGCGGCAGTACCTGGCCGCGGGGGTGCACGGCCTGAAGCTCTATACGGGGCACAGCAATTTCTATGACCGGCCCCTCGACGACCCGGTCATGATGCCCGTGTACGAATTCTGCGAGCAGAACAACTTCCCTATCTGCTGGCACATCAATTTGAGCAAACCCAATTTCCTCGCGGAGTTTTTGCGCGTCATGGAGCGGTTCCCGAGGCTCAAGGTAATCGTCCCGCATTTCGGGGTCACGTTCTACCGGCCCGGCGGTGAAGCTTGGAACCAGTTCTGGCAAATCCTCGACCAGTATCCCGGCGTGTACACCGATTGCAGTTGGGGCACGCGGAACATCCTCGTACACGGGCTTGAAGTCGTGAGCGCGAACGTGCCGGCGTTCCGTGACGCAATTATCAAGTACCAGGACCGCATTCTCTGGGGTACGGACATGGTGGTAACGGGAAACGCCGAGAAAACGGAGGCGTGGATCGAATCCGTGCTGCGCGCCTGCCGCGAAATGCTTGAGAAGGACGTCTACTACTTCTGGATGGCCGCTGACGGCTCGCCATATGACTACCCCGGCACGAAGAACCCTTACGGGCAATTGCGGGGCCTTGCCCTCGAGCCCGACGTGCTCCGCAAGATTTACGAGACGAACTACGACGCGTTCGTGGCGCTGCGGCCCGGGGAGGGATGA
- the tadA gene encoding Flp pilus assembly complex ATPase component TadA, with translation MSMENVEAGEQLVKQDLITQEELAEARERAARSGIPWYKQLIQTKKVSFGALESVLRYEFHLPSTKSKQQQLGDTLVEMQAITPAQLKEALVEQKRTGRLLGNILLELEYVSEETIARALSRQQNLEFASVERTPSDPEALEAVPESIARSYQFIPITIEGDKVTVLVADPGLRSRLDNAGILIGKRLYPVLTSVPDMGTEIERRYGALRRGDPGVLPREPAQAPREHEAHAAKPSETAKKGMHMTHETTTARAPAEPSRFEEIAQKASGSTVIKLVSTIIEGAVKSGATDVHLDPQDPEMRVRYRIDGVLHDIMSIPENIELAVISRIKILADMDITETRHPQDGHISMDIAGREFDVRVATLPTYLGERVVLRLLDQTSILSGIKDLGLEPDDEEKFSRLINQPYGMILVTGPTGSGKTTTLYAALNQKNVLTDSIVTLEDPVEYQLSGINQVQIDTDIGLTFAATLRATMRQDIDVLLVGEIRDAETAHIAIRAAMTGHLVFSTLHTNDAPEAISTLRNMGIPSYLISSALSAVIAQRLVRKVCLACRHAFKPSADLLRAIGLPATVKKLYGGTGCDACYHTGNRGRTGIFEILEITPEIRKLIAADSGTDRIVEAAHLVTMGERCRQKVKAGIVEPKEYLRVIRQ, from the coding sequence GTGAGCATGGAAAACGTGGAAGCTGGGGAGCAGCTGGTCAAACAGGACCTGATTACCCAGGAAGAACTCGCCGAGGCCCGCGAACGCGCCGCGCGCTCGGGTATCCCCTGGTACAAACAGCTTATCCAGACAAAGAAGGTCTCTTTCGGCGCGCTCGAGAGCGTATTGCGCTACGAGTTTCATCTTCCTTCGACCAAGAGCAAACAGCAGCAACTTGGCGACACGCTCGTCGAAATGCAGGCGATTACGCCCGCGCAACTCAAAGAAGCCTTGGTGGAGCAAAAACGCACGGGACGCCTGCTCGGCAATATTCTCCTCGAACTTGAGTATGTGTCCGAGGAAACAATCGCTCGTGCCCTCAGCCGCCAGCAGAATCTGGAATTCGCGTCCGTCGAGCGTACCCCAAGCGATCCTGAGGCCCTGGAAGCCGTCCCGGAAAGCATCGCTCGCAGTTACCAGTTCATCCCGATTACCATCGAAGGCGACAAGGTCACCGTCCTGGTCGCGGACCCCGGCTTGCGCAGCCGGTTGGACAATGCCGGAATCCTCATCGGAAAACGTCTGTATCCTGTCCTGACCTCCGTGCCTGACATGGGCACGGAGATCGAACGGCGTTATGGAGCCTTGCGCAGAGGCGACCCCGGCGTTCTGCCGCGCGAACCGGCTCAAGCGCCCCGAGAACACGAAGCACACGCCGCCAAACCTTCCGAAACCGCAAAAAAGGGGATGCACATGACACACGAAACAACGACGGCCCGCGCGCCCGCTGAACCGTCGCGATTCGAAGAAATCGCGCAGAAGGCCTCCGGAAGTACGGTCATTAAGCTGGTCTCAACCATCATTGAAGGCGCTGTGAAGTCCGGCGCAACGGATGTTCATCTGGACCCGCAGGACCCGGAGATGCGTGTGCGCTATCGCATTGATGGCGTGCTGCACGACATCATGAGCATCCCGGAGAATATCGAACTCGCCGTCATCTCCCGTATCAAGATTCTGGCGGATATGGACATTACCGAGACACGCCATCCTCAGGACGGTCACATCAGCATGGATATTGCCGGCCGCGAATTCGACGTGCGCGTCGCCACACTGCCGACCTACCTTGGCGAACGGGTTGTGCTGCGGCTGCTGGACCAAACGTCCATTCTCTCCGGTATCAAAGACCTTGGACTCGAACCGGATGACGAGGAGAAGTTCTCACGTCTGATTAACCAGCCCTATGGCATGATTCTCGTGACGGGACCCACGGGCAGCGGCAAGACCACGACGCTCTACGCCGCTCTGAATCAGAAAAACGTCTTGACCGACAGCATCGTGACGCTCGAAGACCCTGTAGAATACCAACTTTCGGGAATAAATCAGGTCCAAATCGATACGGATATTGGACTTACGTTCGCTGCGACGCTGCGCGCAACGATGCGCCAGGATATCGATGTGCTGCTGGTTGGCGAGATTCGCGATGCCGAAACCGCGCACATTGCCATTCGTGCCGCCATGACCGGTCACCTTGTTTTCAGCACGCTGCACACAAATGACGCCCCGGAGGCCATCAGTACCCTGCGAAACATGGGTATTCCATCTTACCTGATATCCAGCGCGCTCAGCGCCGTCATAGCGCAACGTCTCGTGAGAAAGGTCTGCCTGGCCTGCCGCCATGCATTCAAGCCTTCCGCTGACCTCCTGCGCGCTATTGGACTTCCTGCTACGGTCAAGAAACTCTACGGCGGCACGGGATGTGACGCCTGCTATCACACAGGCAACCGGGGAAGGACCGGCATATTTGAAATTCTGGAAATTACGCCCGAAATTCGGAAGCTTATCGCGGCTGATTCCGGAACGGACCGCATCGTAGAAGCCGCTCATCTGGTCACCATGGGTGAAAGATGCCGCCAAAAGGTCAAAGCCGGAATCGTGGAACCCAAAGAGTATCTGCGAGTTATACGCCAGTAG
- the dnaN gene encoding DNA polymerase III subunit beta translates to MKITIPRQDLLDTVNKVKTVVPSKSALPILSHLLIETVGAGIRVSATDLKVSIQCSVDCDVRTEGALTVSCQRLASILMELPDKEITLTLGENNIVELACGRIHTKLFSMPVDQFPPIRDFEGVKPLVFKQGVLRGLFTKTSFAICTDQARYNLTGLLYEIIGGRLTVVATDGRRMSLCCEEEGIPDDIETKVIIPAKMVNELQRLLGEDDPVEVFIDESQAAFVFNSLRMVTSLIEGNFPNYDMVVPKKHDKEAILGTAQFMEAMRRTRTMTNEKFNSVRLKIAGPTMTFRVVTPEVGEYEEDMEITYDGENVEIAFNPDFIIDVLRHMDCERVCLVLRDAMSPGVLKPYTDAPLDSYINVIMPIRI, encoded by the coding sequence ATGAAGATCACTATTCCTCGGCAAGACCTTCTTGATACCGTAAACAAGGTTAAGACGGTGGTGCCTTCGAAATCCGCCTTGCCCATACTGTCGCATCTGTTGATCGAAACGGTGGGCGCGGGCATTCGCGTCAGCGCCACCGACTTGAAAGTGAGTATTCAATGTAGTGTGGATTGCGATGTGCGCACGGAGGGGGCGCTTACTGTTTCTTGTCAGCGTCTGGCTTCAATCCTGATGGAACTGCCCGACAAAGAAATTACACTGACGCTTGGCGAGAACAACATTGTCGAGCTTGCCTGCGGCCGGATTCACACGAAGCTTTTCAGTATGCCGGTAGACCAGTTTCCGCCTATCCGGGATTTTGAGGGTGTAAAGCCCTTGGTGTTCAAGCAGGGTGTTCTCCGTGGTTTGTTTACAAAGACCTCGTTCGCCATCTGCACGGACCAGGCAAGATACAATCTGACAGGATTGTTGTACGAGATTATCGGTGGGCGGCTGACCGTGGTGGCGACGGATGGCAGGCGGATGAGCCTGTGTTGTGAAGAAGAGGGTATCCCGGATGATATCGAGACGAAGGTTATTATCCCGGCGAAGATGGTAAATGAACTGCAGCGCCTCCTCGGTGAGGATGACCCTGTGGAGGTGTTTATCGATGAAAGTCAGGCGGCTTTTGTGTTCAATTCGCTGCGGATGGTGACTTCCCTCATCGAAGGCAACTTCCCGAACTATGACATGGTTGTTCCCAAGAAGCACGACAAGGAAGCCATTCTGGGTACGGCTCAGTTTATGGAAGCGATGCGCCGCACGCGCACGATGACGAATGAGAAGTTCAATTCCGTCCGTCTCAAGATTGCCGGGCCGACGATGACATTCCGGGTAGTCACGCCTGAGGTCGGCGAATACGAAGAAGATATGGAAATTACCTATGACGGAGAGAATGTCGAAATAGCGTTCAACCCGGACTTTATAATCGACGTGCTCCGGCATATGGACTGTGAACGTGTCTGTCTTGTATTGCGCGATGCAATGAGCCCTGGCGTTCTTAAACCATATACGGATGCGCCTCTCGACAGCTACATCAATGTTATCATGCCCATTCGTATTTGA
- a CDS encoding TIGR02206 family membrane protein, whose product MLTEALFQPFTPVHFLVLFLMFLLNGIVLLLPKLAPGKHAVRNVAYAIAIFMLAQELVDRGGHYFLNREPLAHVLPFHLCGMSVFLVPVMLITRNQLLLEVLYYWGLGGALISLITPEVAFPFPHFLNVTFFTSHTLIITGVIYAILYYEMRPRRGSIVRVFLITATYAAIVAPLNVLLGTNYLYICKKPAGLSVLDFLGPWPWYLPGMILITCLVFGLLYMPYWIHDICHGKNGREQVTRPLDANE is encoded by the coding sequence ATGCTAACGGAAGCCCTTTTCCAGCCTTTTACCCCTGTACATTTTCTTGTTCTTTTTTTGATGTTTCTTCTAAACGGTATTGTTTTGTTGCTCCCCAAACTTGCGCCAGGCAAACACGCTGTTCGAAACGTTGCGTATGCAATCGCGATTTTCATGCTTGCACAGGAATTGGTGGATCGCGGCGGGCATTATTTCCTTAACCGGGAACCTCTTGCGCACGTCCTTCCTTTTCATCTGTGTGGCATGTCCGTGTTTCTCGTTCCTGTCATGTTGATTACCAGGAATCAGCTGCTACTTGAGGTTCTTTATTATTGGGGACTTGGCGGCGCGTTGATATCGCTCATTACACCCGAGGTGGCTTTCCCTTTTCCTCATTTCTTGAACGTAACATTTTTTACCAGCCATACCCTGATTATCACGGGAGTCATTTATGCCATCCTCTATTACGAAATGAGGCCGCGACGGGGCTCGATTGTCAGGGTCTTTCTGATCACCGCGACCTATGCTGCCATCGTAGCCCCGCTCAACGTGCTGCTTGGAACCAACTACCTGTACATCTGTAAGAAACCGGCAGGCTTGTCTGTCTTGGATTTTCTGGGACCTTGGCCCTGGTATCTGCCGGGCATGATTCTCATTACGTGCCTCGTCTTTGGTCTGCTATATATGCCGTACTGGATACATGATATCTGTCACGGAAAAAACGGCCGTGAGCAGGTTACCCGGCCGCTGGACGCAAACGAATAG
- a CDS encoding phosphodiester glycosidase family protein — MNRLRKRASVFLLIGLATSVGADALHPFPGVELAHIQTASPEPVSYFVVKVDMTLLGLRFTATAPNGDGPRDTWTETTREFVQRTGSQIGINASFFANDGESHTDILSLSVSNGVPYSPWKQSMPCGINISEDNTVTFIEPAIALPTGYECNPSVTLYNAIAGNLWLVRNGKNVTAPEGKRHPRTAIGITRDNKLVLLVVDGRAPSYSVGMTCHELAETLLRHDAVDALNLDGGGSSTLVIADPEPRVVNIPMPIELPDRPGMTPHAVERKVGNNLGILVPRGGGAAGAEEK; from the coding sequence ATGAACCGCCTGCGCAAACGTGCGTCTGTTTTCTTGCTGATTGGTCTGGCCACATCAGTGGGCGCGGACGCGCTGCACCCGTTCCCGGGCGTAGAACTGGCCCATATCCAGACAGCGTCACCCGAGCCAGTCTCTTACTTTGTTGTCAAGGTTGATATGACCTTGCTTGGTCTGCGTTTTACCGCTACGGCGCCTAATGGCGACGGCCCGCGAGACACCTGGACGGAAACGACACGCGAGTTCGTGCAGCGCACAGGTTCCCAAATTGGAATCAACGCAAGTTTCTTCGCAAATGACGGCGAATCTCATACCGATATTCTTAGCCTGAGCGTCAGTAACGGCGTCCCTTATTCACCATGGAAACAGAGCATGCCCTGTGGCATCAACATCAGTGAAGACAACACAGTCACATTCATTGAACCTGCGATTGCCTTACCTACCGGATACGAGTGCAACCCTTCTGTCACGCTTTACAATGCTATAGCGGGGAACCTATGGCTTGTGCGCAACGGCAAGAATGTCACGGCGCCCGAGGGAAAGCGTCATCCGCGCACGGCAATAGGAATCACCCGCGACAACAAGCTGGTGTTACTCGTCGTTGATGGCCGCGCCCCGAGCTACAGCGTGGGCATGACCTGCCATGAACTTGCCGAGACACTTCTGCGTCATGACGCAGTGGACGCGCTCAATCTTGACGGCGGCGGTTCTTCCACCCTTGTAATCGCCGATCCGGAGCCGCGAGTGGTAAATATTCCGATGCCTATTGAACTGCCGGACAGGCCGGGCATGACTCCGCATGCCGTTGAACGAAAGGTTGGCAATAACCTGGGTATCCTTGTGCCACGCGGCGGCGGTGCAGCAGGGGCTGAGGAAAAATAG